Proteins found in one Nocardia brasiliensis ATCC 700358 genomic segment:
- a CDS encoding APC family permease, producing MATQTTGHTADDDHRQPRYRQQLSRALGMGENILITLSAVTPASSVFIIIPAILLAAGGASVLTLAIAAVASVFIGLCYAELATTFPITGGEYTWAARLLGRPVGFALFALTLVNGVLIIAVIALGTGDYLGVAIPQLGGKWVGIGVIVVTTGIAILDIKANAWVTGVFLCVEIAAIAALAFLGFSNIERGPSEWLHAVTVTEGTQTNIGVGALIALVPVALFGYNGYGAAVYYAEETKDAKRTIGRVIMICLAATVAIEIVPLAAVVLGAPSLTDLLSSAAPMNHFLTARGGTTVNTLVSIGIAIAIVNAVIAIILQISRLLFASARDRSWPDPIDRALGSVHPRWHTPALATIAVGAAATVAAAVLPLSWLITATGAGLVLVYLFVALAAFRVRSRPASGGYRMPLWPLPPIVVVAAMGYAGYSVIDASWQQMVVAVAAMLLGCAYYLIYLRPRPDRWQLPDPIQES from the coding sequence ATGGCGACCCAGACCACCGGCCACACCGCCGACGACGACCATCGACAACCGCGCTACCGCCAGCAGCTGTCCCGAGCGCTCGGCATGGGCGAGAACATCCTGATCACGCTGTCCGCGGTCACCCCCGCGTCGAGTGTGTTCATCATCATTCCGGCGATACTGCTGGCGGCGGGCGGCGCCTCGGTGCTGACGCTGGCGATCGCGGCGGTGGCGTCGGTGTTCATCGGCCTCTGCTACGCCGAGCTGGCCACCACCTTCCCGATCACCGGTGGCGAATACACCTGGGCCGCACGGCTACTCGGCCGCCCCGTCGGGTTCGCGCTGTTCGCGCTCACGCTGGTGAACGGGGTGTTGATCATCGCGGTCATCGCCCTGGGCACCGGCGACTATCTCGGCGTCGCGATACCCCAGCTCGGCGGCAAATGGGTCGGCATCGGCGTCATCGTGGTGACCACCGGTATCGCGATCCTCGACATCAAGGCCAACGCCTGGGTCACCGGCGTTTTCCTGTGCGTGGAGATCGCGGCGATCGCGGCGCTGGCCTTCCTCGGCTTCAGCAACATCGAACGCGGACCGTCGGAGTGGCTGCACGCGGTCACCGTGACCGAAGGCACCCAGACGAACATCGGCGTCGGTGCGTTGATCGCCCTCGTCCCGGTCGCGCTGTTCGGCTACAACGGCTACGGCGCGGCGGTGTACTACGCCGAGGAGACCAAAGACGCCAAGCGCACCATCGGCCGGGTGATCATGATCTGCCTGGCCGCGACCGTCGCCATCGAGATCGTGCCACTGGCGGCCGTCGTCCTCGGCGCACCCTCGCTGACCGACCTGCTGAGCAGCGCAGCCCCGATGAACCACTTTCTCACCGCGCGCGGCGGAACCACGGTGAACACCCTGGTCAGCATCGGTATCGCGATCGCGATCGTGAACGCGGTGATCGCGATCATCCTGCAGATCTCGCGGCTGCTGTTCGCCTCGGCGCGCGACCGCAGCTGGCCCGACCCGATCGATCGGGCGCTGGGCAGCGTGCACCCGCGGTGGCATACGCCCGCGCTCGCGACCATCGCGGTGGGTGCGGCGGCCACCGTCGCGGCGGCCGTGCTGCCGCTGTCCTGGCTGATCACCGCCACCGGCGCCGGACTGGTCCTGGTGTATCTGTTCGTCGCGCTGGCCGCGTTCCGGGTGCGCAGCCGCCCGGCGTCCGGCGGCTACCGCATGCCGCTGTGGCCGCTGCCGCCGATCGTCGTTGTCGCCGCCATGGGTTACGCGGGCTACAGCGTCATCGACGCGTCCTGGCAGCAGATGGTGGTCGCGGTCGCGGCGATGCTGCTCGGCTGCGCCTACTACCTGATCTATCTGCGGCCGCGGCCGGACCGCTGGCAGCTGCCCGATCCCATTCAGGAATCGTGA
- a CDS encoding AraC family transcriptional regulator has translation MSVAMPPRWPRVDRFDSFRDAVSHTFVPLQVERVGREPFDGRLRSVALGSLQVTEVGATPHVVRRTEALIARSDPECYKLGVQLQGACLLTQDDRETRLAEGDFAIYDTSRPYAMAFDGPYRQLVLMLPRRALCLPEDRIAAVTARRVSGDNGAGALLSTLLRELAGHLDEVTGPAETRLADNIVDLLVTVLGTRLDLLAATRSAVRRPLTAQLMSYIEGHLGDGDLAPQRIATAHFISTRYLHKLFHEQSTTVAGWIRERRLERCRRDLRDPLRRDRSIAAIAARWGFPDAAHFSRTFRAAYGLSPHEYRCAQRAQPVSSSVVPHDS, from the coding sequence ATGTCAGTGGCGATGCCGCCGCGGTGGCCGCGGGTGGACCGATTCGACAGCTTCCGCGACGCCGTCTCCCACACCTTCGTGCCCCTGCAGGTGGAACGCGTCGGACGCGAGCCGTTCGACGGCCGATTGCGCAGTGTGGCACTGGGTTCGCTGCAGGTGACCGAGGTCGGCGCCACGCCGCACGTGGTGCGCCGGACCGAGGCGTTGATCGCGCGATCCGATCCGGAATGCTACAAGCTGGGCGTGCAGTTGCAGGGAGCCTGCCTGCTGACTCAGGACGACCGGGAAACCCGTTTGGCCGAGGGCGATTTCGCGATCTACGACACGAGCCGCCCGTACGCGATGGCGTTCGACGGACCCTACCGTCAACTCGTGCTGATGCTGCCGCGACGCGCACTGTGCCTGCCCGAGGATCGGATCGCGGCGGTCACCGCGCGCCGGGTATCCGGTGACAACGGTGCGGGCGCGCTGTTGTCGACGCTGCTGCGTGAGCTGGCCGGCCACCTCGACGAGGTGACCGGACCGGCCGAAACCCGTTTGGCGGACAATATCGTCGATCTGCTCGTCACCGTGCTCGGCACCCGGCTCGATCTGCTCGCGGCGACCCGGTCCGCGGTACGGCGCCCGCTCACCGCGCAGCTGATGTCCTATATCGAAGGGCATCTCGGCGACGGGGATCTCGCGCCGCAACGCATCGCCACCGCGCACTTCATCTCGACCCGCTACTTGCACAAGCTCTTTCACGAGCAGTCGACCACCGTCGCGGGCTGGATCCGGGAGCGGCGGCTGGAACGCTGCCGGCGCGATCTGCGCGACCCGCTGCGGCGTGACCGCTCGATCGCCGCGATCGCCGCGCGCTGGGGTTTCCCCGACGCCGCGCATTTCAGCCGGACCTTCCGCGCGGCCTACGGGCTCAGTCCGCACGAGTACCGGTGCGCGCAACGCGCGCAACCGGTCTCGTCATCCGTGGTGCCTCACGATTCCTGA
- a CDS encoding sugar ABC transporter ATP-binding protein has translation MTGAAMLDVRGIGKAYGGVTALRDAELTVREGTVHALLGENGAGKSTLIKVVSGAVAPDRGTLRLGGHAVSFSSTAQAARHGVAVVSQELNLFPDLDVLANLYPMREPTRGPFRHRAAMVARAEPVLAQLGLDVDVRRVLGTLSLAQRQLVEIAKALIAEPRVLILDEPTSALDEAGTRRLLNIVRVLRERRVAVVFVSHILEEVMALCDEITVLRDGRTVLSAVPRAELDLAQVVTAMLGERGSAATEVAVPRSSGPAGGALRVQGVDVPGRLHGLEFSAAPGEIVGIAGLVGSGHTAVIDVVAGLCAPSAGRITLPDGRSGPSGLRAAIAAGVALVSGDRRRVGLMLDKPVWENMAQVRSVALGRDGGLLTPGKLRARARELVRRLRIRTADVDLACGLLSGGNQQKVVLAKWLAAEPSVLLLDDPTRGVDVGGKADLHVLLRTAAATTVVLLCSTDLDELAALCDRVLVLYRGRLCATLEGDRIDQHTLLHAMNTGAA, from the coding sequence ATGACCGGTGCGGCAATGCTCGACGTCCGCGGTATCGGCAAGGCATACGGCGGGGTCACCGCCCTGCGCGATGCCGAGCTGACCGTGCGCGAGGGCACCGTGCACGCGTTGCTCGGGGAGAACGGTGCCGGGAAGTCGACGCTCATCAAAGTCGTGTCGGGTGCGGTGGCACCCGATCGAGGCACCCTGCGCCTCGGCGGGCATGCGGTGTCGTTCAGCTCGACGGCCCAGGCCGCCCGGCACGGCGTGGCCGTGGTGTCCCAGGAATTGAATCTCTTCCCGGATCTCGATGTGCTGGCCAATCTGTATCCGATGCGCGAGCCGACTCGCGGGCCGTTCCGCCACCGGGCCGCGATGGTCGCGCGCGCCGAACCGGTGCTGGCGCAGTTGGGTCTCGACGTCGATGTACGCCGTGTGCTCGGCACCCTGTCCCTGGCGCAGCGGCAGCTGGTGGAGATCGCCAAGGCGCTGATCGCCGAGCCGCGCGTGCTGATCCTGGACGAACCGACCTCGGCGCTGGACGAGGCGGGCACCCGCCGGTTGCTGAATATCGTTCGGGTACTTCGCGAACGCCGGGTCGCAGTGGTGTTCGTCTCGCACATCCTGGAGGAGGTCATGGCGCTGTGCGACGAGATCACCGTGCTGCGCGACGGCCGCACCGTGCTGTCGGCGGTGCCGCGCGCGGAGCTGGATCTGGCACAGGTGGTGACGGCGATGCTCGGCGAGCGCGGCAGCGCCGCAACCGAAGTGGCGGTGCCGCGCTCATCCGGGCCGGCCGGTGGTGCGCTGCGCGTGCAGGGCGTGGACGTGCCCGGCCGGTTGCACGGTCTCGAATTCAGCGCCGCGCCAGGGGAGATCGTCGGCATCGCGGGGCTCGTCGGTTCGGGACACACCGCCGTCATCGACGTCGTGGCCGGGCTGTGCGCACCCAGTGCGGGCCGGATCACGCTCCCGGACGGTCGATCCGGGCCGTCGGGTCTGCGTGCGGCGATCGCCGCCGGGGTGGCGCTGGTATCCGGCGACCGGCGGCGGGTCGGGCTGATGCTGGACAAGCCGGTGTGGGAGAACATGGCCCAGGTTCGATCGGTGGCGTTGGGTCGCGACGGCGGCCTGCTGACGCCCGGCAAGTTGCGGGCGCGCGCCCGAGAATTGGTGCGACGGCTGCGGATTCGCACCGCCGACGTGGATCTGGCCTGTGGCTTGCTCTCGGGCGGGAACCAGCAGAAGGTCGTGCTGGCGAAGTGGCTGGCGGCCGAGCCGTCGGTGCTGTTGCTGGACGATCCCACGCGCGGCGTGGATGTCGGCGGCAAGGCGGACCTGCACGTCCTGCTGCGTACCGCGGCCGCGACGACGGTGGTGCTGCTCTGCTCGACGGACCTCGATGAGCTTGCGGCACTGTGCGATCGGGTGCTGGTGCTGTATCGCGGACGCTTGTGCGCGACGCTCGAGGGCGATCGGATCGATCAGCACACCCTGCTGCACGCCATGAATACCGGTGCGGCCTGA
- a CDS encoding sugar ABC transporter substrate-binding protein gives MHRSNKWLRGAVAGCALVLVACGSGGGTGDGPKSGTLRMAFVYATTSQNPFQEMALGAAAGAADAGDVDLTETAPPSINGPQQVSQFQAAVRTARDGIAMETLTPDLFVRPLQQAAAAGVPLATVDTVPPAGADVGLYVGNDNTELGRSLAVEIIKHIPVGTTGEVVLGNDIPGLTLLSQRLDGMKAVLQEQRPTLTVLGPFDTGSEPTDNYNKWNNTVKAHPDAIAYLGAGASDAVSLSLIQKNTGRRMLVGSCDPDAQALVGVKDGYVAALASPEHWLKGYLAIRLLAEHARSGKPLTQGWWNPGGLIINAANIDEIIARQQSDESRRQWFADAATRQLADPGSYLRPLADAK, from the coding sequence ATGCATCGATCGAACAAGTGGTTGCGCGGCGCGGTCGCGGGCTGCGCGCTGGTACTGGTGGCATGCGGCAGTGGCGGCGGCACAGGCGACGGGCCGAAGAGCGGCACGCTGCGCATGGCCTTCGTCTATGCCACCACCTCACAGAATCCGTTCCAGGAGATGGCATTGGGGGCCGCGGCCGGGGCGGCCGATGCCGGTGACGTGGATCTGACCGAGACCGCACCGCCGTCGATCAACGGGCCCCAGCAGGTCTCGCAGTTCCAGGCCGCGGTGCGCACCGCGCGCGACGGAATCGCCATGGAGACGCTGACACCGGATCTGTTCGTGCGCCCGCTGCAACAGGCCGCCGCCGCGGGGGTGCCGCTGGCCACTGTCGATACGGTGCCACCGGCCGGCGCGGACGTCGGACTGTACGTCGGCAACGACAACACCGAGCTCGGTCGCAGTCTGGCCGTGGAGATCATCAAGCACATTCCGGTGGGTACCACCGGCGAGGTGGTACTCGGCAACGACATCCCCGGGTTGACCCTGTTGAGTCAGCGTTTGGACGGCATGAAAGCCGTACTGCAAGAACAGCGTCCGACCTTGACCGTGCTCGGGCCGTTCGACACCGGATCCGAGCCCACGGACAACTACAACAAATGGAACAACACGGTGAAGGCGCATCCGGACGCGATCGCCTACCTCGGGGCCGGCGCGTCCGACGCGGTATCGCTGTCCTTGATCCAGAAGAACACCGGTCGCCGGATGCTGGTCGGATCCTGTGATCCCGACGCGCAGGCGCTGGTCGGGGTGAAAGACGGCTACGTCGCCGCGCTCGCCTCGCCGGAGCATTGGCTCAAGGGCTACCTCGCGATCCGGCTGCTCGCCGAACACGCGCGCAGCGGGAAACCGCTGACGCAGGGCTGGTGGAATCCGGGCGGGCTGATCATCAATGCCGCGAACATCGACGAGATCATCGCGCGCCAGCAGAGCGACGAGAGCAGACGGCAGTGGTTCGCTGACGCGGCCACGCGCCAGCTCGCCGACCCCGGCAGCTATCTGCGTCCGCTGGCGGACGCGAAATGA
- a CDS encoding ABC transporter permease translates to MSANDTEQREPATRPSTAKTASTGVPPVVRRMLHAESNSVLLATIALVVFIGILHPDFLSAGQIRDVLQTSVYVALLAAGMAFLLAMREIDLSVGAGFGLSLITAAVLMRSGINPWLAAGAAIAFGALLGLANALVVQVIAIPAIVATLATMQVYRGLAAAWSNGQQVNGLPLRSSFFTIVGGNWLGLPVSVWVLLVVTAALTVVLRLTPFGYRVRSIGSNPEAAAFSGISTARTRLLVLMGVGALCGLAGVLGLAFFTSGDPNVGTGFELQAIAAAVIGGTPLRGGSATVVGAVAGAVLLSVVSSGLVYFDIPVNWSAFASGVVVLVAVAIDSLLRSRRRAKRSEFGR, encoded by the coding sequence GTGAGCGCCAATGACACCGAACAGCGTGAACCGGCCACCCGGCCGAGTACCGCGAAGACCGCATCGACCGGTGTGCCACCGGTGGTGCGGCGGATGCTGCACGCCGAGTCCAACAGTGTCCTGCTGGCCACCATCGCACTGGTGGTGTTCATCGGCATCCTGCATCCGGATTTCCTGAGCGCGGGCCAGATTCGCGACGTCCTGCAGACCTCGGTGTACGTCGCGCTGCTGGCGGCGGGGATGGCCTTCCTGCTGGCGATGCGGGAGATCGACCTCTCGGTGGGCGCCGGATTCGGGTTGAGCCTGATCACCGCCGCGGTGCTGATGCGCTCGGGGATCAACCCGTGGCTGGCCGCGGGCGCCGCGATCGCGTTCGGCGCGCTGCTCGGCTTGGCGAACGCGCTTGTCGTCCAGGTGATCGCGATTCCGGCGATCGTGGCGACCTTGGCAACAATGCAGGTCTATCGCGGTCTGGCAGCGGCGTGGAGCAACGGGCAGCAGGTGAACGGGTTACCTTTGCGGAGTTCGTTTTTCACGATCGTCGGGGGTAATTGGCTCGGCCTGCCGGTCAGCGTGTGGGTGCTGCTGGTGGTCACCGCCGCGCTCACCGTCGTGCTGCGTTTGACGCCGTTCGGCTATCGGGTCCGGTCCATCGGGTCGAACCCGGAAGCCGCTGCCTTCTCGGGCATCTCGACGGCCCGCACCCGGCTGCTGGTGCTGATGGGCGTCGGCGCGCTGTGCGGGCTGGCCGGCGTGCTGGGGCTGGCGTTCTTCACCTCGGGCGACCCGAATGTCGGCACGGGGTTCGAATTGCAGGCCATCGCGGCCGCGGTGATCGGCGGGACACCGCTGCGCGGCGGCAGCGCGACGGTGGTCGGCGCGGTCGCGGGCGCCGTGCTGCTGAGCGTGGTGTCCAGCGGCCTCGTCTATTTCGACATCCCCGTCAACTGGAGCGCGTTCGCCAGTGGCGTGGTCGTGCTGGTCGCGGTGGCCATCGACAGCCTGCTGCGCAGCCGCCGGCGCGCCAAACGGTCCGAATTCGGGCGGTAG
- a CDS encoding SDR family NAD(P)-dependent oxidoreductase → MTKRLAGQVALVTGGGTGIGAATARRLVAEGAAVVLAGRRREPLEAVAAELGDAALVVAGDAADTADVERMVDAAVARHDRLDLVVANAGGHGLGTVAEIGDQDWELGMRTNVTTAFVTVRTALPHLRAQGGSVVVVSSLAGLFAGPAVAGYVTAKHALIGLTRSLARDYGRDGVRVNALCPGWVRTAMADEQMDVLAAQRGIDREAAYRLVTRDTPLGRPVEPAEIATIVAFLLSADAAAMTGSVVLADAGAAAVDLPTIAFAPHD, encoded by the coding sequence ATGACGAAACGTTTGGCGGGCCAGGTCGCCCTCGTCACCGGCGGCGGCACCGGCATCGGGGCGGCCACGGCGCGCCGGCTGGTCGCGGAGGGTGCGGCGGTGGTGCTGGCCGGGCGGCGGCGCGAGCCGCTCGAGGCGGTGGCGGCCGAATTGGGCGACGCCGCCCTCGTCGTCGCGGGCGATGCCGCCGACACCGCCGACGTCGAGCGCATGGTGGACGCTGCCGTAGCCCGCCACGACCGGCTGGACCTGGTGGTCGCCAACGCGGGCGGGCACGGCCTCGGCACGGTCGCCGAGATCGGCGACCAGGACTGGGAACTCGGTATGCGGACCAATGTCACCACCGCGTTCGTGACCGTCCGCACAGCGCTGCCGCACCTGCGGGCGCAGGGCGGCTCGGTCGTCGTCGTGTCGTCACTGGCCGGGTTGTTCGCCGGACCCGCGGTGGCCGGCTATGTCACCGCCAAACACGCGCTGATCGGCCTCACCCGGTCGCTGGCCCGCGATTACGGCCGCGACGGCGTCCGGGTGAACGCGCTGTGCCCGGGCTGGGTGCGCACCGCGATGGCCGACGAGCAGATGGATGTGCTTGCCGCACAGCGCGGTATCGATCGGGAAGCCGCCTATCGGCTGGTCACCCGGGACACCCCGCTGGGCAGGCCGGTGGAGCCCGCGGAGATCGCCACCATCGTCGCGTTCCTGCTGTCCGCCGATGCCGCCGCGATGACCGGGTCGGTCGTGCTCGCCGATGCCGGCGCCGCCGCCGTCGACCTGCCGACGATCGCGTTCGCGCCCCACGATTGA
- a CDS encoding molybdenum cofactor biosynthesis F family protein, with translation MTENITAVKDLAVPAGWKGMDDFAAGIDGNRIPPTDRLTDQCWSLRRSDEEHTELRFRSADQVRWTRGTESGADWYQAIEVSPDVFFLDQTFADRPHVSEVTVVHLPTARTVTIESTIAAQPTPGVPQVSQRFLAGVVDPGDGRVPSGAVPGPTRDLVGWRALYRYSPHHLYEHLYLSSERYCWQCLVGEQRGHGDVDLATTWKLADDFYVFTFREFLIPVAATWLYDLAAMRSTGKFFGIGKGGAVRNAPGGAHITSLGRVQYPQDEQPI, from the coding sequence ATGACCGAGAACATCACTGCGGTAAAGGATCTGGCTGTCCCGGCGGGATGGAAGGGGATGGACGATTTCGCCGCCGGGATCGACGGCAACCGGATACCGCCGACCGATCGGCTCACCGACCAGTGCTGGTCGCTGCGCCGATCCGACGAGGAGCACACCGAATTGCGTTTCCGCTCGGCGGATCAGGTGCGGTGGACCCGCGGCACCGAGTCCGGCGCGGACTGGTATCAGGCGATCGAGGTGTCCCCTGACGTGTTCTTCCTCGATCAGACCTTCGCGGACCGTCCACACGTCAGCGAGGTCACGGTGGTGCACCTGCCGACGGCACGGACCGTGACGATCGAATCGACCATCGCCGCGCAACCGACACCCGGTGTCCCACAGGTGTCCCAGCGCTTCCTGGCCGGTGTCGTCGATCCCGGCGACGGGCGCGTCCCGAGCGGTGCGGTGCCCGGACCGACCCGCGACCTCGTCGGCTGGCGCGCCCTCTACCGATACAGCCCGCACCATCTCTACGAACATCTCTACCTCAGTTCCGAACGCTATTGCTGGCAGTGCCTCGTCGGCGAGCAGCGCGGCCACGGCGACGTCGATCTGGCGACCACCTGGAAACTCGCGGACGACTTCTACGTCTTCACTTTTCGCGAGTTCCTCATCCCGGTCGCCGCGACCTGGCTCTACGATCTCGCCGCGATGCGTTCCACCGGCAAGTTCTTCGGCATCGGCAAGGGCGGCGCGGTGCGCAACGCACCGGGCGGCGCGCATATCACCAGCCTCGGCCGCGTGCAGTATCCCCAAGACGAGCAACCGATTTGA
- a CDS encoding nuclear transport factor 2 family protein has product MNRDLEVIKAHYAASDRGDLPGMLAPLAANVAWTEMAGFPYAGTYIGPDAVRDNVFARIAAEWDGYTATVDEIAGGSDGIVIGIGTYSGTFRATGQAMAARFVHVWRLSNGSVERFEQFTDTAAVQAAMRG; this is encoded by the coding sequence ATGAACCGTGACCTCGAGGTGATCAAGGCCCACTACGCCGCCTCCGACCGTGGCGACCTGCCCGGCATGCTGGCGCCGCTGGCCGCGAACGTGGCCTGGACCGAGATGGCGGGATTTCCCTACGCGGGCACCTATATCGGCCCGGACGCGGTGCGCGACAACGTCTTCGCGCGGATCGCCGCCGAATGGGACGGCTATACAGCCACCGTCGACGAAATCGCGGGCGGCTCGGACGGCATCGTCATCGGGATCGGTACCTACTCGGGCACTTTCCGGGCGACCGGACAGGCGATGGCCGCGCGCTTCGTGCACGTGTGGCGATTGTCGAACGGGAGCGTCGAGCGCTTCGAGCAATTCACCGACACTGCTGCCGTGCAAGCCGCGATGCGCGGTTAA
- a CDS encoding helix-turn-helix domain-containing protein gives MMVTRIDSATGSRAPARPDSPLDIVVDDAAHFRGRIRGHVAGELVFAEVSAIPHRADGTVRDRAEAYYKVLVPVRGSCLLSQGGRQVRLGTNDVAVLDTAQPYSVLFDAACRLQVAAFPRRVLRLPAAGVEASTATVLARRHPATALLSTLLSGMTARTGELGTIELLRLADIVVDLVATVLAAHADEDPAATAVAQQAVLPRVKAFLEDHLDDPDLSPAMAAEAAHLSIGYLHKLFRSEGATVCGWIRQRRLEYCRADLTDPALYGLAVGAVAARRGFVDAAHFSRLFKLTYGVPPREYRILNGRGNFPAG, from the coding sequence ATGATGGTGACCCGCATCGACTCCGCGACCGGGAGCCGCGCCCCGGCCCGTCCGGACTCGCCGCTGGATATCGTGGTGGACGACGCGGCGCATTTTCGTGGTCGCATCCGCGGGCACGTCGCGGGGGAGCTGGTGTTCGCGGAGGTCTCCGCGATCCCGCATCGGGCCGACGGCACGGTGCGGGATCGGGCCGAGGCGTATTACAAAGTGCTGGTGCCGGTTCGGGGGTCCTGCCTGCTGAGCCAGGGCGGTCGGCAGGTACGCCTGGGCACGAACGATGTCGCGGTGCTGGATACGGCGCAGCCGTATTCGGTGCTGTTCGACGCCGCGTGCCGGTTACAGGTCGCGGCGTTTCCGCGCCGCGTACTGCGCCTGCCCGCCGCCGGTGTCGAGGCGAGTACCGCGACGGTGCTGGCCCGGCGACATCCCGCGACCGCGCTGCTGTCGACGCTGTTGTCCGGGATGACCGCCAGGACCGGCGAATTGGGCACGATCGAGTTGCTCCGATTGGCCGATATCGTCGTCGATCTGGTGGCGACCGTGCTGGCCGCGCACGCCGACGAGGACCCGGCGGCGACCGCCGTCGCGCAACAGGCGGTGTTGCCGCGGGTCAAGGCGTTCCTCGAAGACCATCTCGATGACCCGGACCTGTCCCCGGCGATGGCGGCCGAGGCCGCGCATCTCTCAATCGGCTACCTGCACAAGCTGTTTCGCTCCGAGGGTGCCACGGTGTGCGGCTGGATCCGGCAGCGGCGGCTGGAATACTGCCGCGCCGACCTGACCGACCCCGCGCTGTACGGGCTCGCGGTCGGGGCGGTCGCGGCGCGCCGGGGATTCGTCGACGCGGCACACTTCAGCCGGCTGTTCAAACTGACCTACGGTGTGCCGCCCCGCGAATACCGAATCCTCAACGGGAGAGGGAACTTTCCGGCTGGTTAA
- a CDS encoding GMC family oxidoreductase: MPDYELQADYIVVGAGTAGSVLARRLLDRTDATVLVLEAGGPDTNPAIRDPLRMHELWHAPEDWDYFSVAQPHAAGRRLHLPRGRVLGGSHALNATIYVRGNPADYDSWARCGDAGWSWREIEPLFRRIERYDHDSGGKGTAGLLDVLSDYAIDPIQEAVLAAAGQVGIAANPDYNSGVQDGAGRAHFTLRDGMRLTTAEAYLKPALGNSRLSVRTGAQVHRVLTRRGRAYGVAGSIDGRTFRASAQAEVVLTAGAIDSAALLLRSGFGPAAELRAAGIEPVADLPGVGRNLLDHWLVPVLFTAEREIVHTRGLPHAQTHLFWRSVPELPVPDVQPLHFSVPLYDRSWMSGPDNGFSLIAGLIRPDSVGRLTVAGAEGPTLIDPKVLSAPVDLDRLAAAVTLCRQIGAAPALREWGAAERYPGPRVRSRADLRDYIRRTVITYHHMCGTCALGVGPDAVVDPALRVRAVAGLRVADASVMPTITTGNTNAPAMVIAERAADLIAPAPAMRGR; the protein is encoded by the coding sequence GTGCCGGACTACGAACTGCAGGCCGACTACATCGTCGTCGGCGCGGGCACGGCCGGTTCGGTGCTCGCGCGCCGGCTACTCGACCGCACCGACGCCACCGTCCTGGTCTTGGAAGCCGGTGGCCCCGATACCAATCCGGCCATCCGCGACCCGCTGCGGATGCACGAGCTGTGGCACGCGCCCGAGGACTGGGACTACTTCAGCGTCGCACAGCCGCACGCGGCCGGCCGTCGCCTGCACCTGCCGCGCGGGCGGGTGCTCGGTGGATCGCACGCCCTCAACGCGACCATCTACGTGCGCGGCAACCCGGCCGACTACGACTCCTGGGCCCGGTGCGGTGACGCCGGCTGGTCGTGGCGGGAGATCGAGCCGCTGTTCCGGCGGATCGAGCGCTACGACCACGACTCCGGCGGTAAAGGCACCGCCGGACTGCTCGATGTGCTCAGCGACTATGCGATCGATCCGATCCAGGAGGCTGTTCTCGCCGCGGCCGGGCAGGTAGGGATAGCGGCCAACCCCGACTACAACAGCGGAGTGCAGGACGGCGCGGGGCGCGCGCATTTCACCCTGCGCGACGGCATGCGCCTGACCACCGCCGAGGCCTATCTCAAACCGGCGCTGGGCAATTCCCGGTTGTCCGTGCGTACCGGTGCACAGGTGCACCGCGTCTTGACCCGCCGGGGCCGCGCCTACGGTGTGGCCGGGAGCATCGACGGCCGCACGTTCCGGGCGTCGGCGCAGGCGGAGGTGGTGCTGACGGCGGGCGCGATCGATTCGGCCGCGCTGCTGCTGCGCTCGGGCTTCGGTCCGGCCGCGGAACTGCGGGCGGCCGGCATCGAGCCGGTTGCGGATCTGCCCGGCGTCGGCCGGAATCTGCTGGATCACTGGCTGGTGCCGGTGCTCTTCACCGCCGAACGCGAGATCGTGCACACGCGTGGGCTGCCGCACGCGCAAACCCACTTGTTTTGGCGCAGTGTGCCAGAACTGCCGGTACCCGATGTGCAGCCACTGCATTTCAGCGTTCCGCTCTACGACCGGTCGTGGATGTCGGGGCCGGACAACGGGTTTTCGCTCATAGCGGGGCTGATCCGGCCCGACAGTGTCGGGCGGCTCACCGTGGCCGGCGCGGAGGGGCCGACGCTGATCGATCCGAAAGTGCTGTCGGCACCGGTGGATCTGGATCGGCTGGCCGCCGCGGTCACGCTGTGCAGACAGATCGGCGCAGCACCCGCCCTGCGGGAGTGGGGCGCGGCCGAGCGGTATCCGGGACCCCGCGTACGTTCCCGCGCGGACCTGCGGGACTACATCCGGCGGACGGTGATCACCTACCACCATATGTGCGGCACCTGCGCACTGGGCGTGGGACCGGACGCCGTGGTGGACCCGGCGCTGCGGGTGCGCGCGGTAGCGGGCCTGCGGGTCGCGGACGCCTCGGTGATGCCGACCATCACGACCGGCAACACCAACGCACCAGCCATGGTGATCGCCGAGCGGGCCGCGGACCTGATCGCGCCCGCACCCGCGATGCGGGGCCGATGA